From Gammaproteobacteria bacterium, a single genomic window includes:
- a CDS encoding lysophospholipid acyltransferase family protein, with amino-acid sequence MAAVIKLILRMLALMPLPVIHAAGYLLGTLFFLVPNRRRSTTIVNIKLCFPELGGWDHWQLVRRSLVETTKGALESSAMWMRGSKRVLKLVKGVVNEQLLVDAYARGKGVILAAPHLGMWEIIGLHMSARYPMTCLYLPPPIAGLDKTMIQGRTRLGGRVVRTDARGVRTLFKRISNGELTAILPDQDPSRGQGKFAPFFGIQANTMVLLSRLANKTGAVVLCAWAERLSFGRGYIIHLKETDKLVTDSNVSASLASLNYHVEQCIRQKPEQYLWCYKRFRTRPEGEAKLYTH; translated from the coding sequence ATGGCAGCAGTCATCAAGCTGATCTTGCGGATGCTGGCGTTAATGCCACTTCCGGTTATTCATGCTGCAGGTTACCTGCTCGGTACGCTGTTTTTTCTTGTTCCGAACAGGCGGCGCAGCACGACGATAGTCAACATCAAGCTGTGCTTTCCTGAACTGGGCGGCTGGGACCACTGGCAACTGGTCCGTCGAAGCCTGGTAGAAACAACCAAGGGTGCACTGGAAAGTTCGGCCATGTGGATGCGCGGCAGCAAGCGCGTACTGAAACTGGTCAAGGGTGTCGTCAACGAACAATTGCTTGTTGATGCCTATGCCCGGGGCAAAGGGGTGATTCTTGCGGCGCCCCATCTCGGCATGTGGGAGATCATCGGGCTGCACATGTCGGCTCGCTACCCGATGACCTGCCTGTACCTGCCACCCCCGATTGCCGGTCTTGATAAAACCATGATACAGGGCCGGACTCGCCTGGGCGGAAGGGTTGTTCGCACCGATGCCCGGGGTGTTCGTACGCTGTTCAAGCGTATTTCCAACGGCGAACTGACCGCCATATTACCCGACCAGGACCCGAGCCGGGGGCAAGGGAAATTTGCCCCTTTTTTCGGCATACAGGCGAACACTATGGTGTTGCTGTCACGGCTTGCCAACAAAACCGGCGCCGTGGTGTTGTGTGCCTGGGCGGAACGACTGTCATTCGGACGCGGCTATATTATTCATCTCAAGGAAACTGACAAGCTTGTTACCGATAGCAATGTATCGGCTTCTCTTGCCTCGTTAAACTATCATGTCGAGCAATGCATACGCCAGAAACCCGAACAGTACTTATGGTGTTACAAGCGATTTCGTACACGGCCGGAAGGTGAGGCCAAGCTATACACGCATTAG